One genomic region from Bacillus aquiflavi encodes:
- a CDS encoding methionine ABC transporter permease: protein MEVSVELILQSVWETLYMVSISLIFGSIIGLLLGVLLVVTRKGHILENKYIFSILNPIVNIFRSIPFIILLVAIIPFTRFIVGTSIGTTAAIVPLVLHIGPYISRLIENSLLEVDKGIIESAQAMGATPFQKMFRFLFPEAFASIVLSITTATIGLIGATAMAGAVGGGGLGDLAITYGYQRFSTLTIIVTVVILVLLVQCVQMLGNFLERKMRRK from the coding sequence ATGGAAGTTAGTGTAGAGCTTATTTTGCAATCGGTATGGGAAACACTTTACATGGTAAGTATTTCACTAATTTTTGGATCGATCATCGGTCTATTGCTTGGAGTTTTGCTAGTCGTTACTCGCAAAGGGCATATTCTTGAAAATAAATATATCTTTTCAATTTTGAATCCGATCGTCAATATTTTTCGTTCCATTCCTTTCATTATTTTACTTGTAGCGATTATTCCGTTTACTCGGTTTATTGTCGGAACATCAATTGGAACTACAGCAGCAATTGTTCCTCTCGTTCTTCATATCGGTCCTTATATTTCACGTCTAATTGAAAATTCGCTACTTGAGGTTGATAAAGGAATTATTGAAAGTGCTCAAGCGATGGGGGCTACCCCGTTTCAAAAAATGTTTCGCTTTTTGTTTCCAGAAGCATTTGCTTCGATTGTTCTCAGTATTACAACGGCAACAATTGGATTAATCGGTGCAACAGCGATGGCAGGAGCTGTTGGCGGCGGTGGTCTTGGAGATTTGGCTATTACGTATGGATATCAGCGGTTTAGCACGCTGACGATTATCGTTACAGTTGTCATTCTTGTTTTACTCGTTCAATGCGTGCAAATGCTCGGAAATTTCCTTGAACGGAAAATGAGAAGAAAATAA
- a CDS encoding methionine ABC transporter ATP-binding protein encodes MIEFQHVSKVFENNGRKVEALKDINLTVEKGDIFGVIGFSGAGKSTLIRTVNLLEKPTSGRVVVDGQNLANLSKKELQKAKKNIGMIFQHFNLLSTKTVFDNVAMPLLLSKTPKNTIKKRVQQLLTFVGLADKAKNYPNQLSGGQKQRVGIARALAANPSILLCDEATSALDPETTTSILQLLKKINKEYEITILMITHEMEVIKQICNRVAVMESGQVIEASSIIDLFSNPKTETAKNFVHSVIKNEILQSVLNNTNTNGKNSRLYHVKFIGECSSKPIFSQVAKTFAVDVNILFGNITDLRGVPFGSLTVELQGDEAEIVRAYEYIIKQNGIAVEVVNDGS; translated from the coding sequence TTGATTGAATTTCAACATGTGTCAAAGGTGTTTGAAAATAATGGTCGAAAGGTGGAAGCGTTAAAAGATATTAATTTAACAGTAGAAAAAGGAGATATCTTTGGTGTAATTGGCTTTAGCGGTGCTGGAAAAAGCACCTTAATTAGAACCGTCAACTTACTTGAAAAGCCGACTTCTGGGAGAGTTGTTGTCGATGGTCAAAATTTAGCAAATTTATCAAAAAAAGAGCTACAAAAGGCGAAGAAAAATATCGGGATGATTTTTCAACATTTTAACTTACTTTCGACGAAAACTGTATTCGATAACGTGGCTATGCCGCTTTTGTTAAGCAAAACACCGAAAAATACGATTAAAAAACGAGTTCAACAGTTATTAACATTTGTTGGTTTAGCCGATAAAGCGAAAAACTATCCAAACCAACTGTCTGGAGGACAAAAACAACGGGTAGGGATCGCTCGTGCCCTTGCTGCAAACCCGTCCATTCTTTTATGTGATGAGGCAACTTCAGCTTTAGATCCGGAAACAACGACGTCTATTTTACAGCTTTTAAAAAAAATTAATAAAGAATACGAGATTACGATTTTAATGATTACACATGAAATGGAGGTTATCAAACAAATATGCAATCGTGTTGCCGTCATGGAAAGCGGTCAAGTAATAGAAGCCAGCTCGATTATCGATCTATTTTCAAACCCTAAAACTGAAACTGCAAAAAACTTTGTCCATTCAGTCATAAAAAATGAGATTCTTCAAAGTGTTTTGAATAACACGAATACAAATGGGAAGAATAGTAGACTTTATCACGTTAAATTTATAGGGGAATGCTCTAGTAAACCGATTTTCTCACAAGTGGCAAAAACATTTGCAGTAGACGTCAATATCCTTTTCGGAAATATTACCGATTTGCGAGGAGTTCCGTTCGGCAGTTTAACTGTTGAACTGCAAGGAGATGAAGCGGAGATTGTCCGAGCCTATGAATATATTATAAAGCAAAATGGAATCGCGGTCGAGGTGGTTAATGATGGAAGTTAG
- a CDS encoding MetQ/NlpA family ABC transporter substrate-binding protein, which yields MKKCSFSFLIIMLTLSLIGCGKSVEGDTKKVKVGIRSSELRTWEFIKEKALKEGLEIEIVNFNASVDPNQVLLEGDIDVNAFQHIAYLTSFNEKNGADIVPIGTTLIAPLGLYSTKIKSIDDIPNNAKIAVPNDTTNWGRALLLLQEAGLIKVVDDFDGNGGEDKIKDNPKNIHIVPVDGATTPRVMEDVDASIINNGVAVEAGLLLKDAIIHESKTAKPYINVIAARKEDQHRKELKKLVELYQTEEVENFMKKTYNGNYIPIFIPLEELNSFKETFKN from the coding sequence ATGAAAAAATGTTCGTTTTCTTTTTTAATTATAATGTTAACTTTGAGTTTAATCGGTTGTGGCAAGTCTGTAGAAGGGGATACGAAGAAAGTGAAAGTTGGAATAAGAAGTTCAGAGCTTCGCACGTGGGAATTTATTAAGGAAAAAGCACTTAAAGAAGGACTAGAGATTGAAATTGTAAATTTTAACGCTTCAGTTGATCCTAATCAAGTGCTGCTTGAAGGAGATATAGATGTGAATGCTTTTCAACATATTGCCTATTTAACAAGCTTTAATGAAAAAAATGGCGCTGATATCGTCCCAATTGGTACGACGCTTATTGCTCCATTAGGACTTTATTCAACGAAAATTAAGTCAATTGATGACATTCCAAATAATGCAAAGATTGCTGTACCAAATGATACAACAAACTGGGGTCGAGCTTTATTACTTCTACAAGAAGCAGGGTTAATTAAAGTCGTCGACGACTTTGACGGTAATGGAGGGGAAGATAAGATAAAAGACAATCCAAAAAATATTCACATCGTCCCAGTCGATGGAGCAACGACTCCGAGGGTGATGGAGGATGTTGATGCTTCAATTATTAACAATGGTGTTGCCGTAGAAGCTGGTTTATTACTTAAAGATGCGATCATACATGAAAGCAAAACGGCAAAGCCTTATATTAATGTCATTGCTGCACGTAAGGAAGATCAACATCGGAAAGAGCTGAAAAAGCTTGTTGAGCTATATCAGACAGAAGAGGTTGAAAATTTCATGAAGAAAACATATAACGGAAACTATATTCCTATATTTATTCCTTTAGAGGAATTAAACTCATTCAAGGAAACTTTTAAAAATTAA
- a CDS encoding YezD family protein → MREQDQEKIKYILDLLNELEYGSLVITVHDGQITQVDSTTKMRFTINKKRELKNSLKYG, encoded by the coding sequence ATGAGAGAGCAAGATCAAGAAAAAATTAAATATATTTTAGACTTGCTCAATGAATTAGAATATGGTTCATTAGTGATCACAGTACATGACGGACAGATTACTCAAGTTGACAGCACTACGAAAATGCGTTTTACAATCAATAAAAAACGAGAACTAAAAAACTCTCTCAAGTATGGTTAA
- a CDS encoding alkaline phosphatase family protein — MKNDQKKHVIMLVIDSLMNAPLQQAVNHGHAPALKFFIEHGKLYPAVVSSFPTMSVNIDSTLLTGTYGDIHRLPGLVWFSKEENRLINYGSHVRELLKLGLTRSVKDILIHLNNDHLGKNVKTIHEELAHLGKQSASINTLMYRGNDQYQLKLPKLFTLFKSFNINWPTNGPSLFTYGALSQFSQLKRNNHFWQKYGFNDAFSVQELNYLIHNDLLPEFTIVYLPNLDKDVHKNGPLYIKGVNKVDRQLQKILNTYPSWKEALTENIWIIMGDSGQAPIHAVRKKALIDLRRLLHSYRIMKLKDGVKKEDEIVLGVNERMAFIYSLNPSQLPLQKIAKVLQKDKRIDMIAWKETDFVHVISSVKAGRLNFKPEGKYKDQYEQSWSITGEASILDLLIRNNEVKYNRYPDALARLYSAVISHEGSYLVLSAKPGFEFIGEGSPTNVGGASHGGLHKQDSLVPMIVTGTHSSPKYSRIVDLKAWLLTLINEQV, encoded by the coding sequence ATGAAAAATGATCAGAAAAAACATGTCATTATGCTTGTAATTGATTCGTTAATGAATGCACCTTTACAACAGGCAGTAAATCATGGACATGCGCCTGCACTAAAGTTTTTTATTGAACACGGTAAGCTTTATCCAGCTGTTGTTAGTTCTTTTCCAACGATGTCGGTTAATATTGATAGTACGTTATTAACTGGGACATATGGGGATATCCATCGACTTCCTGGATTAGTATGGTTCAGTAAAGAAGAAAATCGCTTAATTAATTACGGGAGTCATGTAAGGGAACTTTTAAAGCTAGGTCTTACACGTTCAGTTAAAGATATTCTGATTCATTTAAACAACGATCATTTAGGCAAAAACGTAAAAACAATTCATGAAGAGCTAGCTCATCTCGGAAAACAATCTGCTTCTATTAATACACTTATGTATCGTGGAAATGATCAATATCAATTAAAGCTGCCTAAACTGTTTACATTATTTAAATCATTTAATATCAACTGGCCGACAAATGGGCCGTCGTTATTTACTTATGGAGCTTTATCTCAGTTTAGTCAACTAAAACGAAATAATCATTTTTGGCAAAAGTATGGTTTTAACGATGCGTTTTCAGTTCAAGAATTGAACTATCTTATTCATAACGACTTACTTCCCGAATTTACAATTGTCTACTTGCCTAATCTTGATAAAGATGTTCATAAAAACGGGCCACTATATATAAAAGGTGTGAATAAAGTTGACCGGCAACTTCAAAAAATATTGAATACTTATCCTTCTTGGAAGGAAGCATTAACAGAAAACATTTGGATTATTATGGGTGACAGCGGTCAAGCACCGATTCATGCTGTGCGGAAAAAAGCTTTAATAGATTTGAGAAGATTACTTCATTCTTACCGAATAATGAAATTAAAGGATGGAGTAAAGAAAGAGGATGAAATTGTTCTTGGTGTAAATGAACGAATGGCGTTTATTTACTCATTAAATCCGTCACAATTACCATTACAAAAGATCGCAAAGGTTTTACAAAAGGATAAGAGGATTGATATGATCGCTTGGAAGGAGACAGATTTTGTTCACGTCATATCTAGTGTAAAAGCTGGACGACTTAACTTCAAGCCGGAAGGAAAATACAAAGATCAATACGAGCAATCGTGGAGTATAACAGGAGAAGCAAGTATTTTAGATTTATTAATTAGAAACAATGAGGTTAAGTATAATCGCTATCCTGATGCGTTAGCAAGATTATATAGCGCAGTTATTTCCCATGAAGGAAGTTATCTTGTTTTAAGTGCAAAGCCTGGGTTTGAATTTATCGGTGAAGGCTCGCCTACTAATGTTGGCGGTGCAAGCCATGGAGGTTTGCATAAACAGGATTCACTCGTGCCTATGATTGTAACAGGCACTCATTCTTCACCTAAATATTCACGCATTGTCGATTTAAAAGCTTGGCTTTTAACATTAATAAATGAACAAGTATGA
- a CDS encoding acyl-CoA dehydrogenase, with product MTGRKAFATLAPVLHHFTINAYLEDEDTIAEFLIIKNEQVKIIETWNSIGMRGTGSHDIELNHVFVPEEALLSRLDQNDHHRFTADSRAYSLLIPAVYLGIAHSARQFILDFATSEYSNSLGAPICHASHVQEKLGQIEFLLKSSRTILYAIAEKWEQHSEFKHCFSDEVSIAKYFVCNNAIKIVELAMRIAGGHGLLKSYKLERLFRDVQCGPFNPPQDDMIIHQLAKSALTNINSDLTYMK from the coding sequence ATTACAGGGCGTAAAGCATTTGCTACTCTTGCACCAGTCCTTCATCATTTTACAATTAATGCATATTTAGAGGATGAAGATACGATAGCTGAATTTTTAATTATAAAAAATGAGCAAGTGAAAATAATTGAAACTTGGAATTCAATCGGTATGAGGGGAACTGGAAGCCACGATATCGAGCTCAATCATGTGTTCGTCCCAGAAGAGGCATTATTGTCACGACTTGATCAAAATGATCATCATCGTTTTACTGCGGACAGCCGGGCTTATTCTCTCCTAATTCCTGCTGTATATTTAGGAATTGCCCATTCGGCGCGCCAATTTATTTTAGATTTTGCAACATCTGAATATTCTAATAGTCTGGGCGCTCCAATCTGTCATGCTTCTCACGTTCAAGAAAAACTCGGTCAAATCGAATTTTTATTAAAATCCTCTCGAACGATTTTATATGCCATTGCAGAAAAATGGGAGCAGCACTCAGAATTTAAACATTGTTTTTCAGATGAAGTGAGTATTGCTAAATACTTTGTATGTAACAACGCGATTAAAATTGTTGAATTAGCAATGCGGATCGCTGGCGGCCATGGATTATTAAAAAGTTATAAGTTAGAAAGGCTATTTCGCGACGTGCAATGCGGTCCATTTAATCCGCCTCAAGATGATATGATTATTCATCAGCTTGCAAAATCAGCATTAACAAATATTAATTCCGACTTGACATATATGAAATAA
- a CDS encoding alpha/beta hydrolase, with product MLSWFTTVEKAYIALKQQCTYIFIVGQSMGGTLALMLANKYKDIAGIILINPALSIPKYEHLIKEKTNKPYINESKPDINKKGVYEITYDKVPLSAIYELQKLMKQTRTLLPSITCPVLCFKSKEDHVVPPENSDAIIEQIASIEKKVVVLHHSFHVASMDNDKQQIVKDSHQFICQQTLSLNTIV from the coding sequence TTGCTCAGCTGGTTTACAACTGTAGAAAAGGCATATATAGCATTAAAGCAGCAGTGTACTTATATTTTCATTGTTGGCCAGTCAATGGGTGGAACGTTAGCGCTTATGCTTGCTAATAAATATAAAGATATTGCCGGAATTATTTTAATTAATCCCGCTTTATCAATCCCGAAATACGAGCATCTAATAAAAGAAAAAACAAACAAGCCCTATATTAATGAAAGCAAACCCGATATAAATAAAAAGGGAGTTTATGAAATTACCTACGATAAAGTTCCACTAAGCGCTATTTACGAACTGCAAAAATTAATGAAACAAACAAGAACTTTGTTGCCGAGCATCACTTGCCCAGTACTTTGTTTTAAATCAAAAGAGGACCATGTCGTTCCTCCTGAAAACAGTGATGCTATCATCGAACAAATTGCTTCAATTGAAAAGAAAGTCGTTGTTCTTCATCATTCGTTTCATGTTGCTTCAATGGATAACGACAAACAACAAATTGTTAAAGATAGTCATCAATTTATTTGTCAGCAAACTTTAAGTTTAAACACAATAGTTTAG
- a CDS encoding SRPBCC family protein, which produces METKKNLPDIRKTIVLNAPIEKVWKAAATSEGIASWWMPNNFEPIIGREFILHAAQFGDSPCKVTEINSPNLVVFNWGKDWHLTFELKKLEDQKTEFTLIHSGWDTEKVTEFGQPHPVVRSIMEGGWEKLIKEKLPAYIGG; this is translated from the coding sequence ATGGAAACAAAGAAAAATTTACCGGATATACGGAAAACGATTGTACTTAATGCTCCAATTGAGAAAGTATGGAAAGCCGCTGCAACATCAGAAGGTATTGCTTCATGGTGGATGCCAAATAATTTTGAACCGATTATAGGACGTGAGTTCATACTTCATGCAGCTCAATTTGGTGATTCACCCTGTAAAGTAACGGAAATCAATTCTCCAAATCTAGTTGTTTTTAACTGGGGTAAAGACTGGCATCTTACTTTTGAATTGAAAAAGTTAGAAGATCAAAAAACAGAATTCACACTCATACATTCCGGCTGGGATACAGAAAAGGTCACCGAGTTTGGACAACCTCACCCTGTTGTACGCAGTATTATGGAAGGCGGATGGGAGAAGTTGATTAAAGAGAAGCTTCCTGCATATATCGGGGGTTAA